Proteins found in one Miscanthus floridulus cultivar M001 chromosome 4, ASM1932011v1, whole genome shotgun sequence genomic segment:
- the LOC136551374 gene encoding inositol transporter 4-like, with protein MEGGIHKAESTEFRDLLYLTSKQPFILRLAFSAGIGGLLFGYDTGVISGALLYIRDDFEQVEKSTVLQETIVSMAVAGAIVGAGAGGWMNDRFGRRPSILIADILFLTGSIVMAFAPAPPVIIVGRVLVGLGVGMASMTSPLYISEASPARIRGALVSTNGLLITAGQFLSYLINLAFTKVNGTWRWMLGVAGVPALLQFVLMLALPESPRWLYRKDRKREAEEIMRKVYPPEEVEEEIEALRASVEADMAQERSLGGAGLAGTLRKAFGSVVVRRGLTAGVLCQVAQQFVGINTVMYYSPTIVQLAGFASNSTALALSLVTSGLNAAGSVVSMFFVDKAGRRRLMLLSLAGVVACLGMLSGVFFAVDSHSPDVSLAGTALFGANGTCPELDLATVAGVEWTCTQCIKAPSECGFCADTDKLLPGACLRTSDASRRACRAGRREWYTRGCPSSFGWLALVALGAYIMTYSPGMGSVPWLINSEVYPLRFRGVCGGIAAVANWTSNLLVTQTFLSLTQALGTAGTFLLFCGVSAMAFLLIFLLVPETKGLQFEEVEQMLGSKDYKAWKKFNAKA; from the exons ATGGAAGGTGGCATCCACAAAgcagagagcaccgagttcaggGACTTGCTCTACCTGACGTCAAAGCAGCCCTTCATACTTCGCCTCGCCTTCTCCGCCGGCATCGGTGGCCTCCTCTTTGGCTATGATACTG GCGTCATATCAGGAGCTCTCCTGTACATCCGAGACGATTTCGAGCAGGTCGAGAAAAGCACCGTGCTGCAG GAGACGATTGTGAGCATGGCGGTGGCGGGGGCAATTGTTGGCGCCGGCGCGGGCGGCTGGATGAATGACCGGTTCGGGCGGCGGCCGTCGATCCTCATCGCCGACATTCTCTTCCTGACCGGCTCTATCGTCATGGCTTTCGCGCCGGCGCCCCCGGTGATTATCGTGGGCAGGGTCCTGGTCGGCCTTGGCGTCGGGATGGCCTCCATGACGTCGCCGCTCTACATCTCCGAGGCCTCGCCGGCGAGGATCCGAGGCGCGCTGGTTAGCACCAACGGCCTGCTCATCACGGCGGGGCAGTTCCTCTCCTACCTCATCAACCTGGCCTTCACCAAGGTGAACGGGACGTGGCGATGGATGCTCGGAGTGGCCGGCGTGCCGGCGCTCCTCCAGTTCGTGCTCATGCTGGCGCTGCCGGAGTCGCCGCGGTGGCTGTACAGGAAGGACCGGAAAAGGGAGGCCGAGGAGATCATGCGCAAGGTGTACCCGCCGGAGGAGGTCGAGGAGGAGATCGAGGCGCTGCGGGCGTCGGTGGAGGCCGACATGGCCCAGGAGCGGTCCCTCGGCGGCGCCGGGCTCGCCGGTACGCTGAGGAAGGCGTTCGGCAGCGTGGTGGTCCGGCGCGGGCTCACCGCGGGCGTGCTCTGCCAGGTGGCGCAGCAGTTCGTCGGCATCAACACCGTCATGTACTACAGCCCGACCATCGTGCAGCTCGCCGGGTTCGCGTCCAACAGCACGGCGCTGGCGCTGTCGCTCGTCACCTCGGGCCTCAATGCCGCCGGGTCCGTGGTGAGCATGTTCTTCGTGGACAAGGCGGGACGGCGGCGGCTGATGCTGCTCAGCCTCGCGGGCGTCGTGGCGTGCCTCGGCATGCTGAGCGGCGTCTTCTTCGCGGTGGACAGCCACTCGCCGGACGTCAGCCTGGCCGGGACGGCGCTGTTCGGCGCCAACGGCACGTGCCCGGAGTTGGACCTCGCCACCGTGGCCGGGGTGGAGTGGACCTGCACCCAGTGCATCAAGGCTCCCTCCGAATGCGGCTTCTGCGCGGACACCGACAAGCTCCTGCCCGGCGCCTGCCTCAGGACGTCGGACGCGTCGCGGCGCGCGTGCCGGGCGGGGCGGCGCGAGTGGTACACGCGGGGCTGCCCGAGCTCCTTCGGGTGGCTGGCGCTGGTGGCGCTGGGCGCGTACATCATGACCTACTCCCCGGGCATGGGCAGCGTGCCGTGGCTCATCAACTCCGAGGTGTACCCGCTCCGGTTCCGGGGCGTCTGCGGCGGCATCGCGGCGGTGGCCAACTGGACGTCCAACCTGCTGGTGACGCAGACGTTCCTCAGCCTGACGCAGGCGCTGGGCACGGCGGGCACGTTCCTGCTCTTCTGCGGCGTGTCGGCGATGGCGTTCCTGCTCATATTCCTTCTGGTGCCGGAGACCAAGGGGCTgcagttcgaggaggtggagcaGATGCTAGGGAGCAAGGACTACAAGGCCTGGAAGAAGTTCAACGCCAAGGCCTGA